The genome window ggttTTGATGGTgttattcttcggcttgcaagcctccacctttttcctccaaacataacgatggtcactatagccaaacagttctatttttgtttcatgatACCAGAGTaaatttctccaaaaattacgatctttgtccccatgtgcagttacaaaccggagtctggcttttttttatggcggttttggagcagtggcttcttccttgctgagtggcctttcaggttatgttgatataggactcgttttactgtggacatagatactttttacctgttccctccagcatcttcacaaggtcctttgctgttgttctgggattgattttcacttttcgcacaaaagtacagtcatctctaggacacagaacgcatctccttcctgagcagtatgacggctgcatagtcccatggtgtttatacttgcgtactattgtttgtacagatgaacgtggttccttcaggcatttggaaattgctcccaaagatgaaccagacttgtggaggtctacaaaaaacattctgaggtcttggctgatttcttttgtttttcccatgatgtaaagcaaagaggcactgagtttgaagttaggccttgaaatacatccacaggtacacctccaattgactcaaattatgtcaattagcttatcagaagcctctaaagccataattgtctggaattttccaagctgtttaaagacagtcaacttagtgtatataaacttctgacccactggaattgtgatacagtgaattataagttaaataatctgcagtaaacaattgttgggaaaattacttgtgtcatgcacaaagtagatgtcctaaccgactttccaaaactataggttgttaacaagaaatgtgttgaGTGGTTGAACAATTtgttttaatgtctccaacctaagtgtatctatacttctgaattcaactgtattcccattgattcttaaagaatagaATGTATAAATggctcatgagcttagttcatatcctgtcataccccatcagaacctacaatataagcttgttttactccagtgTTTGTAAACAACAAAGGTAAACAAAcaatgtatagcctcaaaacatggttaaaactgtaCATGGGATATCACGGATGGTCAGTTCTTGCATCCATAGcactgtctatgaatttgagtggttacattttttTTCCATGGCGAGGTGAACACTTTTGTTTCAAGGAAGTATTCTAGGTCTAAGGTAAGTAGCCAGACAAGCTCGTACATGTGTAACATGTTATCTTCAGAGAACAGATCTCTTTAGGTTAGATTCTTTAAATTAATTTATCCTCAATAACACTGCCTATTTCTGTGTTCAGATCTTTGGGCCGGTGATGCAGATCCTGAAGTTTAAGACTCTGGAGGAGGTGGTTGAGAGAGCCAACGACACAAAGTACGGCCTGGCAGCTGCCGTCTTCACCAAAGACATCGACAAGGCCCACTACATCTCTAGCGGAATTCGCGCTGGCACTGTCTGGTATGCTGATTTCCTAGCTTAGTTTATTTTACATTATGTCTATCAAATTATCAATTTCTTTCCGTTGTATAAAGGTCCAGAAGTTGGCCCATTATAATACGATAATTGTGTATGTGGTTTGTCCATTTCTTTCTCCTAAGGATTAACTGCTATAATGTGTTTGGAGCACAAGCCCCCTTCGGTGGCTACAAATATTCTGGTAACGGTCGTGAACTGGGAGAGTATGGCCTGAACAACTACACTGAAGTGAAAACGGTAAGGACCCCATCACTACCACAATACTGTAGGAGAAAATGTTCAGGCCCCATTGGGCCACATGCGTAAATGTATGAACGCTGTTGCCACACGTTGGATACGTAATAAACAGCAACATCTCACAAGCAGCTGTATGTATGTTCACAAAATGTGTTAATGTCAAAGCTTCAAAACACATTTTATTCTTTACCTCAGGTAACGATCAAGGTCCCTCAGAAAAACTCGTAAAGACGTCAGAACTCTGCCTCCAATCAAGGAAACTAACTGACCATAGGGAAGGCTCTATGGAACTAAATCAGTCTTTATTTTGTTTATCACAGAGTTCTCAGTTATTCAGTTGGACTTTAGTGTTACTTAGACTCTGTACTCATCTCTAACTTCATGTAAAGAATTTCCAAACAAGATGAGAAAACAATTACAGGCATGGTGCTGTTATTTTACACCCAGCTTGTTGTACTGCCGTGTAAAACTTCAACAGCTTATTTTAAGCACTTCATAGAGCATGCCATAATATTTCATAATACTTATTTCAGTCATTATGTTCATCCTGTTTTAATATGGTGAATCCCTGCTACAATGCAGAGTAGTTTTGTAGTTTTGTAGAGTGAAAGTGTGAACTTTGAAAGGATTTTGGATAATAAATGCACTTGATACTCGCTATTACTTGTTTTTAACCTAGTCTCATCTGATTGGACACAAACAATAATTTAGAAAGTGTTTTATTAATGGGAAAACAATTAAAATGCTTTTATGGAGGAAAACAGTATGGGATTAAAAAATAGATATTGACTGAAAAGAAACATCACAGAACTAACTGGCAGTTCTAGTGCCACACAACAATATGTCTCAACATATGTACATTATCTAGGTTGAAGTGTGTAACTCTGGATTGCAGTTTGAAAATAGGCTGCTGTATTACGTTCCGGTGTAATGATAATGATATAGCATTTAGGGAAGAAATAACCAAAGAGTATACCATACAGACTGCACAGTACAGAGAAAGGATTGACAGAGAGTGTGTGCTTTCCTTTGGTAGACAGGTGCACCGTCAGAGAGATGACCCAAGAGATGAAGAAGATAAGCAAGCTGAAAGTGATAGATTTACCCTCGTTGTAGTTTTTGGGCAGGTCAGTTCCCATGTAGGCAAAACTAAAGCATGCAATACCCAGCAAAACGGCAAACAGTACTATCACATAAAAGATGGGGATGACTCCATATGTGCAATCCAAAATTACCTCGCTATACAATGTTATCTGATTGGGCTTGGGTCCTTCAATGGCTATCCACAAAATGCACAGAAACAGCATTATGACAGTGGTTGTGATAATAGTGATCCACTGACCACCATGCTTGACCCAGAAATCATAAGCTTTGGGCAGTTTGGCGGCCATTTTGAAGATACAGACAATCTGGAAGGAGCGAACAGcgagacaggacaggcaggccACATAGAAGACTACAAACACAGAATTGCGTACGGTGCAGATGGCCTCTGTGGGTTTGCCGATGTGAAGGAAGACGCTGATGGAGGACATGGacaagcaacacaacatgaagaAGCAGAGCCTCCCACCGGCTGACTTTACCACAGGGGTGTCCTTCTTACAAAGGAACAGAACCAAGATGGCCATTGAGATGAGGATGATGGAGCTGGCCTGGAACATCAGAAAAATGGCCAACAAAGCATCAGAATGCAGATACTCTATAGAGCGCTTAGTGCATGAGGTACTGCCATTCCTGGCCCACTCGTCCTTTTGGCATGCTATGCAGCTGTAGGGATCGGCTgttgggagaggaagggaagagaacgTCTGGGTGACAGATTCTAATCTGTGTACAGATAACAATCATTCTCGTCATATGATTCATAGGTGTTCTTTCTGAACTCTTGACCTGTCCAGGAAAAACTCCAGGCAAAAACAGAAAGTCATGTTGCTCAGTACCTGTGTGGTTGATGTACTTTCCATCAGAGCAGATCTCACACTCAAAACAGCAGGTGTGGAAGCCAGTTTGAACTCTTCTGGAGCCAGATTTACACTCACTAGAACACTGCAGAACTGGAGCCTGCAAGAAGTAGGAACAGCTTAAAATATCACTGTGGAAAAGACCAGCATCAGTTATCAATCATTTGAATTACCACAGTGTTTTGATGGTGTATAATGTATACTTGCATGTTTTTGAACAATTTAGTACAAACCTTTGTGCTCTCAAACCAATGTATGAGAGTTTCATTAATATGGAAGCTTGGTGTGGGGTTGGTAACGTATGAGCCAATGTCCACATTAGAACATGTTTTATTTCTGCAGTCCCAGTGTACAATGTCGTAATGAGCCGGTGGGTCCCCGTTCTCATCAAACTCTATACTTTGATTGTTCAATTTGAATTTGACCTGTTTTAGTGCCTCAGTGACCTGGGAATACAAGACAAAATGGTCAAAAAAAAGATCATGTCAATTAATAATCAGATTTTTGGTGATGTAGTTGACCATAAGGCTTCATGTTGAAGGAGATGCAGCTCACTTACCATGTAAGGATAAGCAATGATTTCTGAGTTGGCACAGTTCTGTGTTCCACACCGCAAAACATTGTGGAGTGCATGAGCCACAGCATACACTGCAGAGTAGATGACAAAGCTGTATGTCGGGTCCTCTCCAATAATTGTCTGGGCACTGGTGGAGTCGCAGTCAGAGCAAATCCGTCCACATCTTTCCTTCAAGTCCATGTCAGTGCATGCATTCTCATGTCTGGATCTCACTGTGTTGTTAATGAACTCATCAAATCCTCTCAGCTCCTTGTGCCTCTGTACAGTGACACCTAAGACCGTCCCTATCCTCTCAATCTGACTCTTCTTGATCAACTCTTGGTTCATGGACCATGTCTCACTAGCGATCCAtatcttctccttcactctgagATCTATGGCCTTTTGGATGAAAGGAATGACAAACTCCACATTGGCAAAGACTACAATAACCTGGACATTGAACATGGCTATGTTGTTGAATAGATGCCCTATTAAGGATTGGTTTTGGGGAATGGTGTCTTGGTACGCCAAACAGATGTTAGCTGGTCTAATCTTATCCTGAAAAACTGTCAAGGCATCTCTGCTGTAGTCATTGTCACCACCGATGAAAGCCACCCAGTTCCAGTTGAACTGTTGGAGTATACGGACTATAGACTCCACCTGATATTTGTCGCTGGGAATGGTTCGGAAAAAGGAGGGAAATCTGATTTTTGAGCTCAGTTGGACACTTGATGCCCCATGAGTCACCTGTTGAAGTAAAACACAAAACTATAATGCTTTTGTGAGAACAAGGATTGTCTTATTTGAACAAGCATTACAGTGCAGGTACATTTATATTGCAGTGTTCTACAGACCCATTCCTGAAGAGTACAAACACAAGGCAGCTACTGTATAAATAGCACCATCATGAGGTTATATTGTGCCATAAAATACTACTCACCATTGGAATCATCTCAGACATGTACAGAGGGGCGACACTGATGGTTTGGCTGCTTCCAAACGGGCCAGTGACTGAGATGACTTTAGGTCTGTAGTTTGTACCGTTCCACACGGGGATGGTTCCTCTTCCCTTTTGGGTCAGAAAGTCCAGAGCAGCCCCATAACTGAGCAAGTCAGAGCAGTAGTCAAAAATCTCATAGCCCAGGCTGACACCAGGCAACAGCAATGTGGAGTTGTTGATCTCTTCAATAGCAAACCTCATGACTTGAATCTGCTGGTAGCTTGCTGAGGAAAATTTAAACCTGGGATGTAGAAGGTTGCATAGTTTTACTGTCAATGTGTGCAACAAAAAAGTTTGACATTTACAGTATTGTTTTTCCCCCCCAGTGGTGAAAGCAGACTTTGCCTTACCTGTGACATTGAAGCACCTCAGGTTTTTTGTTTCCAGTGTCAGTCGCTGGACCAGTCCCTCCATACTTCTCATGCAGCTGGAATAGACCCCCCACAATGTAGTCTCCATCCAGGCTCAGTCGTGGTAAAGAGGAGCATGTGTCACTTTGTTTCACCAGGTGAAATGACACCATCACCACAAGAAACAACATTGTAGGTTTCTAAGTAAGAGAGAGTTGTTAGAGCAGAGGCTGAAATGCTCTCCATCTACTGAGGTGACTGATACCAATCATCTCACTCTGTTTTACATGTTGCGTTACTTCCTTGTTCGTGTTCCATGTCCCAGATACCTGGATAACCACATCCACCTATCCATGGTTAGGCTATTATGGAAAAATGTCTTGAGGTTTATGAAAATATCTTTCACATATCCCTTTATACAAAATAATTAGACATTtccaccagaggaggctggtgggaggagctataggaggatgggcacattaatggatggaatggaataaacagtagcggtgcgtgggtaaaatcactggggaagccaagccagaataaaaagccatattacaacccgttttgtgataattgcattgtgctctataacctgttagttcatatgccttgcgactGATATATATGCCTAAGGCCGAGACAAcgagaagacacagtggcagaataaattcaaccacacctttgtttcatcacaaaccCAGAAAGCAACCTGTCTGGTgcagtccacaaagcatattgcatgtaacaatccgttacatgacctacagcatggtcaagcaagttgcTGATTCTGACATTTTaggaccactaaacaactattgatatAGAACCGTGGTgagttaccgcaagtcgcaaAGGAAACatgagctgcctccactattccagcaccttTTCACCTTCAACATtatcaaatcacctctgctttgtctaatacagtgacagctaaaagataccaaaaacaatttagtccaatcaacataaTCTAAATATGATGTGGCCATGCGCGTTCGTGCAAATAGAAAAAAcattgactcaccctacttgccaatgccatcctcctctcatgtTGATTAAAcattttttcactctgtcatacagtacacactttcatattttgttgtcctaggctaccctggctaaaatgcttgctcgctagcctaatttcctttcatgggcaatgttagctagttaacattagccttctacaacTAGCTACacattgaacttccatcctctctggccaggggcacaatgtatgaatttatggttggatcagaatcgccattacaatcattggccagtacggagaatgaattaaaaccacaagtccaaatccctatcatCCATGgttaatttaggaaagggacaattttagaTAGCTAGCCACCAGAGGACAACAATACAATGAGATGTACAACGAGTTTCGGTCAATGTTTGCTCTCGATGCAATGTGATtggagtgaagccaaatccaaacggGCTTCCCTTGACTCTTTTTATGTATGCGCCAGGACCACTCACAGTTGAGCTCTACACTGATTGGCCATTATTTTATACAAAAGGCTtgccttgcattcaatgctactggCGCCATCAATTTCATACTcttttggaccagacagcatcagacagATGgactacacatacagagacagacagtgctgtTTAGCTCGCTTGGATGCTTTCTTCGGTGAGATTTGGTGAATTTTTTGGGGAAACCTGGCTTTCCTTTGCATCCATTAATACACACCACtgggaataaatggaatggtttCGAACATGGAAACAACGTTTGACTTTGTTCAATGTACTGTATTTCACAATGAGCCCGTCCCTCTATaggtcctcccaccagcctcctgatTTTCAATCAGTTTTTAAACCCAGAGGCCCATCATTGTGAGACTTACGGGAATGCTTGCGAAACAGACAAAGCAGAACAGGATGGGGTTTGGTGTTTGAGAAGTGAAAAATGATTTCTTAGTTAATTTTCTCAAAATCTAAAGACACAATCTAGATCTGAaccaatgtcttaagtagttgaacatgttattacgtCAAACTGTATGCttagacggcttgacagaaatggtagggGAATGTTGAGCTTTTGTTGCACaaatatccagatgatgctgcgtaccaTTTTAAGCTGTCGGTGTGATCAAATAAGACCTGATGACGAGTTTCTGTACATGAGTTTAGCTAGCACACTTCGCCATAACATTGCCTACAAGCGTCATCTCGGATTTCTATTGGAGGAGTAGGCCAACTATGCTGAAAGAGtaaagtgtgtatgtgagtgagtgagtgagtgagtgagtgagtgagtgagtgagtgagagagagagagagagcaagttcTCCCACACTGTACTATGCAATTTACATATGCTCATCATCATTTGCATCTGAAAGGCACTGTTCATTCACCACTTGTTACCATCCCCACATTATAGCTTGAAACAGAGTTTTACATCAGTCCTGCCTAGGGTTGCATGCAGCGACCAAGGTGGCTCCGATAGACATGGTAGCTCTGTTTCTAGCTCCAAATGCTAGATGGGGACCAATACAATTTCAatgggagggtatattactggtaACCTTCAAAgtgttctttgtatgacattttaatatttgattattaaccaatgatattaggccactcctggccatgattacagacacctgtgtcttttgacactatctcaacgagtcatcccgcagtgtttgtgattataccctgatgaagacagcttggctgtcgaaacgttggtattacatttttgcatctgagctccaagagtgtgcggctctcttttattttcgagtttctactccgctagccagcacctcgtcttaataggtgtgcgtttctttttcttctagaaccttcaaagtttaccagtaaactaccagaatttgGGTAATTTCAAGTTTCTTTGGAATTTTATCACAGGACCTCTAGTGGCCTTTTTGGGTACTTctgattatcacaggtgtctatctctggccctctgtgtggccttatcacatgtaaaTAGATAAATGAATAAGATAACATGATTTAAAAATTTAAATAAATAGAATGACAAGCTGTAAAACATTTCCCTCAATATAAACCATttaacttagtgaataccattggtatTTAATATGAGGATTTCAGCATTAAATAtcctttatttattttacaaacgTATCTCTGTTCATGTTTTTGCACCcaactggtggcagttgtgaaagaCAATCaagttggaagagttgcagagtttattgaaaataatgccattgtttAGATTTCTTCATTCATTAAGCTATTTTCTCATTAACCATAAGGTTTATCCACcagaaactcatggacaatatggaccCAAATATACACTTTTAAAAAAATACTATGAATGCATTTAaaaaagttattcaagtataaaaTTACCAATGTTACCATAGATTACATGTTAATCACCAAAATTACAGAATGTTCCAGGAACTTTGGCAAATTACCAGTGGCTTTGCAACCCTAGTTCTGCAGTCTTGTGTGTAAAATAGTTATGGCATTCTGTTTAAATCttcaatatacagtgccttgcaaaactattcatcccccttggcatttttcccattttgttgcattacaacctgtaatttaaatgaatttttatttggatttcatgtaatggacataaacaaaatagtccaaattggtaaagtgaaaaaaaaaagaaaatatcacttgtttcaaaaaaattcaacaaaaaatatagaaaagtggtgtgtgcatatatatGTATTCacacctttgctatgaagccctaaataagatctggtgcaaccaattaccttcagaagtcacataaataagtccacctgtgtgcaatctaagtgtcacatgactAGTCACGTGATTATTATacatacacacctgttctgaaaggccccagagtctgcaacaccaccatgaagaccaaggagctctccgaacaggtcagggacaaagttgtggagaagtacagatcagggttgggttataaaaaaaatctgaaactttgaacatcctacagagcaccattaaatccatcataaacaaatggaaagaatatggtaccacaacaaatctgccaaaactcacagaccaggtaaggagggcattaatcttgagaggcaacaaagagaccaaagataaccctgaaggagctgcagagttccacagtggagattgaagtatctgtccataggaccgctttaagccgtacactccacagtggagattggagtatctgtccactgGACCGCTttaagcagtacactccacagagctgggctttatggaagagcggccagaaaaaagccattgcttaaagaaaaaaatcatcacacacatttggtgttcacaaaaaggcacgtgggagactccccaaacatatggaagacgGTACTCTGATGAGATTAAAATGTAGGTTTTtaccatcaaggaaaacgctgtcTGGCGCAAatacaacacctctcatcacccagagaacaTCACCCCCATcacactgtggggatgtttttccattggcagggactgggaaactggtcagaatttaaggaatgatggatggcgctaaatagagggaaattcttgagggatacctgtttcagtcttccagagatttgagactaacataggttcaccttccagcaggacaaaggaccttaagcatactgctaaagcaacacttgagtggtttaaggggaaacatttaaatgtctcgGCATGGCCTAGTCacagcccagacctcaatccaattgagaatctgtggtatgacttaaaaattgctgtacaccagcagaaccccatccaacttgaaggagctggagcagttttgccatGAAGAATAGGCAAAAAGCCCAGTGgctaggtgtgccaagcttatattcgaggggggggggaatagttATGTAACCTCAAGTTTcctgttttgtcttatttcttgtttgtttcacaaatatgttgcatcttcaaagtggtaggcacaCAACCTTTTGGGGAtacctgtactttactatttatattgacAACTTTTTATTTTGCTACAGATATTCCGAGAAAAAAACGCTTTACTCCCATACatgttccctgacacccaaaagtacttgttacatttcgaGAGCTTAACAGGACAGAAAATGTTCCAATTCACAGACTTATCAAGAGAACTCACAGTCATCACAACTGTCTCTGATTTTCCAGGCTtgctaaacacaaatgctttgtttgtaaattatgtcagtgtgcccctggctatccaaaAATAAAATAGTGCTGTCTGGTTGGCATAATACAAGGAATTTGAAAAGGTTtagcatttacttttgatacttaattatattaaaaataaaatacttactcaagtagtattttactgggtgacttaccttaatactcaagtaaaagtatCTTTACATttaatcaagtatgacaattgggtacttttcccaccactggatATAGAAATAGACCAGATTGGTCGAGGTTACTGTTGAGGTTACTGTTGAGACTCTAAAAAGACAGTTTACCTTCCCACTGTGCTATTGTACAGGATTTGGCGCTGCGCTTTGAAGTGCATTTCATGACAGTCACAGTACAGTGCAGGTAGAGACGCTGTGGAACAGAGTACGGATTATATAAATCACTATTCACTACCGTTGTGGAAACATTTGTTTGCCATAACATCATACAGCCTAACCGTGGCAGTGATTCGGGGGGACAGGAAAGCATCCAGTGAAACGCAGGACATTTGACTCTCTGGAGAAGAACAGAGACTGACTGCCTTTCCGACTGGTGTCCACCATACATCTAAAACACATACACGCGGATATACCCACCACTAGAATAGATATAAATGCTATAGCTACATCAATGTGTGAGAACTTAAGTGTTTGATTACCCAAAGTTGTGAATGACTTCATGGCGGGGTGTGATATGTGGGTCCTTGGATGTCGTAACAAAGCAGGAATCAACAAACACACCCATCTCTGGGGATAAAAGCTGCGTAGGCTTTGAAGTACATTGGCTCCCCAAGCATGTAGCTCTCTTCTGACGACAATTGTTCCCATCTCTCTAGATGTTGAGAAAAAGATGTTCCCCTCATTCTCTGCACCTTAAATCAACTTACCAACTCTTGTAATGGGACATGTTTACTTACCATTGCATGCAGTGAGCCTAAAGATGCGTTTGCCATTCATACTATTCAAGAGAGTGCGGTCATGCACCTCGGGTACATAACCAACTTTGTAGTAGTGGAATCTTAAGGAAATAGATGATACACGGCAAAAAACACTAATTCACACAGTAGTAAGACTGAAGTATAAATGTCTACTGTAGGCTAGTATATTGGGCACTATACCGGTTACATATGCACTGAATGGGGAGGTTGAGAGGTATGGCTCTTATCATTGGCCCTTGTGGTTCTGGAGAAAAGTGAAGTGAGCTGGAGTACACCAGCTGGCCATTCATGGTCTGGAAGTCATTAACAGAATAAAGAGTACATATTTTAGGGTCATTTTAAGAGTGTGCTCCAAATGGATAGTGAGGGCAAAATGTATCCCAACACATCTTACCGTTTGAGTACTGCCACAGTCATTCAAGTCGTAATGGAAGTAAAAGAAAAGTGGGGTGACCCGGGTGACGGGCAAGTGCCCAGGAAGAGCATGGAGGCCAGACACCTAAACCTGAGCTGACCTCTGTTGATGCGCACGGAGATCTGGTTGTACCCGCACCACACCTCCACTCCACGCGGATTACGCACGGGAGAGAAGTGGTTGCGCTCTGGACTATTTTGTGGCGGAAGCAAGAGGTTGGTCAAGATACTGTGGAAACGTATTTTCCCGACGACTGGTCTGAACAAGTCCCTATCGACGACGGGAACCGCCGAGTGCTGGAACATGGAAGGAAGTAGTATGGTGGTTCTGACCGAGGGGCACCGGTGGCATCGTCTTCCCCTATCCGAGGCCTGATCACCCCACGCACTGGTACATTGCCCGGGAGGTGCCGCTCCGCAAATTGGTAGTCTTGATGCTCTTGACCCTCCCATCTGTCAACGTTAAAATCAGCTTCCGCTGATACTTGTGTGAATGGAAAGCCAGAAACAAATCCATACAAATAGACAAAACATCCACGCAACTTGTGCCATGTTCAACGTGACCAAAGCCGCAGAAGAAAAAAATCCGTTGTCCAGAGCGCCACGTGGACACACTATTGTTAGCAAACTAGTGGCCATTCAAATATTAATGTTGTAGGCGCTTGATAATTGCGCTCAACTGGTTTTGGCGCAACAATTACGCACTTGGCACACACGGCGACATTCGTTGCATGTAGGCTACTGGGTGTAGGTGATCAATTAATGATTCACTTCATATTTGCAATGATATATGAAAACGTATTATGCATAGCCTACAATGTTGTTACAATGTATGTAATTCACGTATCTTTCCACCAGATGCCAGTATAAACTGTGCTCCAAATTTTACTCAGGGACTTGTGTGAATACAACACTTAGCCTTCACCTGTTATATTCATATTCAATAACTCTCAACTAGGAAGAGCGCAAATGTGTTGGTGAACATGAATCAA of Oncorhynchus gorbuscha isolate QuinsamMale2020 ecotype Even-year linkage group LG15, OgorEven_v1.0, whole genome shotgun sequence contains these proteins:
- the LOC123997966 gene encoding taste receptor type 1 member 1-like, encoding MLFLVVMVSFHLVKQSDTCSSLPRLSLDGDYIVGGLFQLHEKYGGTGPATDTGNKKPEVLQCHRFKFSSASYQQIQVMRFAIEEINNSTLLLPGVSLGYEIFDYCSDLLSYGAALDFLTQKGRGTIPVWNGTNYRPKVISVTGPFGSSQTISVAPLYMSEMIPMVTHGASSVQLSSKIRFPSFFRTIPSDKYQVESIVRILQQFNWNWVAFIGGDNDYSRDALTVFQDKIRPANICLAYQDTIPQNQSLIGHLFNNIAMFNVQVIVVFANVEFVIPFIQKAIDLRVKEKIWIASETWSMNQELIKKSQIERIGTVLGVTVQRHKELRGFDEFINNTVRSRHENACTDMDLKERCGRICSDCDSTSAQTIIGEDPTYSFVIYSAVYAVAHALHNVLRCGTQNCANSEIIAYPYMVTEALKQVKFKLNNQSIEFDENGDPPAHYDIVHWDCRNKTCSNVDIGSYVTNPTPSFHINETLIHWFESTKAPVLQCSSECKSGSRRVQTGFHTCCFECEICSDGKYINHTADPYSCIACQKDEWARNGSTSCTKRSIEYLHSDALLAIFLMFQASSIILISMAILVLFLCKKDTPVVKSAGGRLCFFMLCCLSMSSISVFLHIGKPTEAICTVRNSVFVVFYVACLSCLAVRSFQIVCIFKMAAKLPKAYDFWVKHGGQWITIITTTVIMLFLCILWIAIEGPKPNQITLYSEVILDCTYGVIPIFYVIVLFAVLLGIACFSFAYMGTDLPKNYNEGKSITFSLLIFFISWVISLTVHLSTKGKHTLSVNPFSVLCSLYGILFGYFFPKCYIIIITPERNTAAYFQTAIQSYTLQPR